In a single window of the Manis pentadactyla isolate mManPen7 chromosome 14, mManPen7.hap1, whole genome shotgun sequence genome:
- the ADORA2A gene encoding adenosine receptor A2a isoform X2, producing MVSMGFLVYIVVELAIAVLAVLGNVLVCWAVWLNSNLQNVTNYFVVSLAAADIAVGVLAIPFAITISSGFCAACHSCLFFACFVLVLTQSSIFSLLAIAIDRYIAIRLPLRYNGLVTGTRAKGIIGVCWVLSFAIGLTPMLGWNSCGWPSAGGNRSQGCGAGQVACLFEDVVPMNYMVYYNFFACVLGPLLLMLGVYLRIFLAARRQLKQMESQPLPGARAQSTLQKEVHAAKSLAIIVGLFALCWLPLHIINCFTFFCPACSHAPAWLMYLTIVLSHTNSVVNPLIYAYRIREFRQTFRKIIRSHILRRREPLKAGGTSARASAAHGSDAEQVGLRLNGHPPGVWANGSAPHPERRPNGYALGFVSRASAPESHGDVELLSHKLKGAGPERPGLRGPQAPAGAGVS from the exons ATGGTCTCCATGGGCTTCCTGGTGTACATCGTGGTGGAGCTGGCCATTGCTGTGCTGGCCGTCCTGGGCAATGTGCTTGTGTGCTGGGCCGTGTGGCTCAACAGCAACCTACAGAATGTCACCAACTACTTCGTGGTGTCGCTGGCAGCGGCCGACATCGCTGTGGGCGTCCTCGCAATCCCCTTCGCCATCACCATCAGCTCGGGCTTCTGTGCCGCCTGCCACAGCTGCCTCTTCTTCGCCTGCTTCGTGCTGGTCCTCACGCAGAGCTCCATCTTCAGCCTCCTGGCCATTGCCATTGACCGCTACATCGCCATCCGCCTCCCCCTCCG GTACAATGGCCTGGTGACTGGCACAAGGGCCAAGGGCATCATCGGTGTCTGCTGGGTGCTGTCGTTCGCCATCGGCCTGACCCCCATGCTGGGCTGGAACAGCTGCGGCTGGCCCAGCGCGGGCGGGAACCGCTCGCAGGGCTGCGGTGCAGGCCAGGTGGCCTGCCTCTTTGAGGACGTGGTCCCCATGAACTACATGGTGTACTACAACTTCTTCGCCTGCGTCCTGGGGCCCCTGCTGCTCATGCTGGGCGTCTACCTGCGGATCTTCCTGGCGGCGCGGCGCCAGCTGAAACAGATGGAGAGCCAGCCTCTGCCGGGGGCGCGGGCCCAGTCCACGCTGCAGAAGGAGGTCCACGCGGCCAAGTCCCTGGCCATCATCGTGGGGCTCTTCGCCCTCTGCTGGCTGCCGCTGCACATCATCAACTGCTTCACCTTCTTCTGCCCCGCGTGCAGCCACGCGCCCGCCTGGCTCATGTACCTGACCATCGTCCTCTCCCACACCAACTCCGTGGTGAACCCCCTCATCTACGCCTACCGCATCCGCGAGTTCCGCCAGACTTTCCGCAAGATCATCCGCAGCCACATCCTGAGGCGGCGGGAGCCCTTGAAGGCAGGCGGCACCAGCGCCCGGGCCTCGGCCGCTCACGGCAGCGATGCCGAGCAGGTTGGCCTCCGCCTCAACGGCCACCCGCCGGGCGTGTGGGCCAATGGCAGCGCCCCGCACCCTGAGAGGAGGCCCAACGGCTACGCTCTGGGGTTTGTGAGCAGAGCGAGTGCCCCCGAATCCCACGGGGACGTGGAGCTCCTCAGCCACAAGCTCAAGGGAGCAGGCCCAGAGCGTCCTGGGCTCAGGGGCCCCCAGGCCCCGGCCGGAGCGGGAGTGTCCTGA
- the ADORA2A gene encoding adenosine receptor A2a isoform X1 encodes MLRRQGFTPPDWGATDTFEEERALGTSWVTDRQWGGDGTEALTQPGSSKRPREAGASLGSPCEGVWAGGPEGFAGPGGCRPAPHRRGGRVAPEVGAGRDGSRESSLGGFPSRPRPPEGLAGPPGAQGPPLPPAPCPLRASVSRRGGAGGDSAVPEAACRGRPWAPRPKPEPKRRRDSGSRRASGRYNGLVTGTRAKGIIGVCWVLSFAIGLTPMLGWNSCGWPSAGGNRSQGCGAGQVACLFEDVVPMNYMVYYNFFACVLGPLLLMLGVYLRIFLAARRQLKQMESQPLPGARAQSTLQKEVHAAKSLAIIVGLFALCWLPLHIINCFTFFCPACSHAPAWLMYLTIVLSHTNSVVNPLIYAYRIREFRQTFRKIIRSHILRRREPLKAGGTSARASAAHGSDAEQVGLRLNGHPPGVWANGSAPHPERRPNGYALGFVSRASAPESHGDVELLSHKLKGAGPERPGLRGPQAPAGAGVS; translated from the exons ATGCTGAGAAGGCAGGGCTTTACGCCTCCGGACTGGGGAGCTACAGACACATTTGAGGAGGAGCGGGCCCTGGGCACTTCCTGGGTCACAGACCGACAGTGGGGAGGCGatggcacagaggcactgacccAGCCCGGCTCCTCCAAGAGGCCCCGAGAGGCCGGGGCATCCCTGGGGTCTCCTTGTGAGGGAGTGTGGGCCGGGGGTCCGGAGGGCTTCGCAGGGCCAGGGGGATGCCGGCCCGCCCCTCATCGAAGGGGAGGGCGTGTGGCTCCGGAGGTAGGGGCCGGAAGGGACGGCAGCCGGGAGAGCTCGCTGGGGGGCTTCCCGTCGCGGCCTCGCCCTCCTGAGGGCCTGGCTGGGCCCCCCGGCGCCCAGGGGccgcccctgccccctgccccctgccccctccggGCCTCGGTTtcccggcggggcggggcgggcggggacAGCGCGGTTCCCGAAGCCGCCTGCAGGGGGCGTCCGTGGGCGCCGCGGCCGAAGCCCGAGCCCAAGCGGCGGCGAGACAGCGGGAGCCGGCGCGCGAGCGGCAG GTACAATGGCCTGGTGACTGGCACAAGGGCCAAGGGCATCATCGGTGTCTGCTGGGTGCTGTCGTTCGCCATCGGCCTGACCCCCATGCTGGGCTGGAACAGCTGCGGCTGGCCCAGCGCGGGCGGGAACCGCTCGCAGGGCTGCGGTGCAGGCCAGGTGGCCTGCCTCTTTGAGGACGTGGTCCCCATGAACTACATGGTGTACTACAACTTCTTCGCCTGCGTCCTGGGGCCCCTGCTGCTCATGCTGGGCGTCTACCTGCGGATCTTCCTGGCGGCGCGGCGCCAGCTGAAACAGATGGAGAGCCAGCCTCTGCCGGGGGCGCGGGCCCAGTCCACGCTGCAGAAGGAGGTCCACGCGGCCAAGTCCCTGGCCATCATCGTGGGGCTCTTCGCCCTCTGCTGGCTGCCGCTGCACATCATCAACTGCTTCACCTTCTTCTGCCCCGCGTGCAGCCACGCGCCCGCCTGGCTCATGTACCTGACCATCGTCCTCTCCCACACCAACTCCGTGGTGAACCCCCTCATCTACGCCTACCGCATCCGCGAGTTCCGCCAGACTTTCCGCAAGATCATCCGCAGCCACATCCTGAGGCGGCGGGAGCCCTTGAAGGCAGGCGGCACCAGCGCCCGGGCCTCGGCCGCTCACGGCAGCGATGCCGAGCAGGTTGGCCTCCGCCTCAACGGCCACCCGCCGGGCGTGTGGGCCAATGGCAGCGCCCCGCACCCTGAGAGGAGGCCCAACGGCTACGCTCTGGGGTTTGTGAGCAGAGCGAGTGCCCCCGAATCCCACGGGGACGTGGAGCTCCTCAGCCACAAGCTCAAGGGAGCAGGCCCAGAGCGTCCTGGGCTCAGGGGCCCCCAGGCCCCGGCCGGAGCGGGAGTGTCCTGA